A genome region from Streptomyces xanthophaeus includes the following:
- a CDS encoding MAB_1171c family putative transporter produces the protein MSGRFLPLLPASLMVLALLIKLPKLRRDRDRPLNRTACALLAVGAPINFLASPSTIATVNRHTGVVNFSAPLVFGLCTVFSGLCVVLVLQWRGGPPAAVRRATRLTTALFGTATAAIVVLFVIGDAPVERLQDLDTYYATTPWIREMIVCFLVAHTLGTSALTWLCGKWLARADRAMRPLRTGLALIVVAGLMDLAYLAAKWASVVARWTGHDLVFLSTDVAPPLAGAAGLLLGAGFVVPLVGGSATWLAFSQYRRLRPLWKALRGFAATQGRTVPLAWWSPVGIRLIHRESVIDDGILALAGWFDPRVRSAAYEEARGRGMGEARAAAVADAAVLAAACHRKAAAASGSAPGPAAIPEPYRLGRRPLTALADAFRTSDIVAAAHDAATAGTRELNPDPVGA, from the coding sequence ATGAGCGGCAGGTTCCTGCCGCTCCTGCCCGCCTCCCTGATGGTCCTGGCGCTGCTGATCAAGCTGCCGAAGCTGCGCCGGGACCGGGACCGGCCGCTGAACCGGACGGCGTGCGCACTGCTCGCCGTCGGGGCACCCATCAACTTCCTCGCATCGCCGTCGACCATCGCCACGGTCAACCGTCACACCGGCGTGGTCAACTTCTCCGCGCCCCTGGTGTTCGGCCTGTGCACGGTGTTCTCCGGGCTGTGCGTCGTCCTGGTGCTGCAGTGGCGCGGCGGGCCGCCCGCGGCCGTGCGCCGGGCCACCCGGCTGACCACGGCCCTGTTCGGCACCGCGACCGCGGCCATCGTCGTCCTGTTCGTGATCGGCGACGCACCGGTGGAGCGGCTCCAGGACCTGGACACGTACTACGCGACCACGCCCTGGATCCGCGAGATGATCGTCTGCTTCCTCGTGGCGCACACCCTGGGCACCTCGGCGCTGACCTGGCTGTGCGGCAAGTGGCTGGCGCGCGCCGACCGTGCGATGCGCCCGCTGCGCACGGGGCTGGCCCTGATCGTGGTCGCCGGGCTGATGGACCTGGCCTACCTGGCCGCCAAGTGGGCCTCGGTCGTGGCTCGCTGGACCGGCCACGACCTGGTGTTCCTGTCGACGGACGTGGCGCCGCCACTGGCGGGGGCCGCCGGGCTGCTGCTCGGTGCCGGGTTCGTCGTGCCGCTGGTGGGCGGGTCGGCGACATGGCTGGCCTTCAGCCAGTACCGGCGGCTGCGCCCGCTGTGGAAGGCGCTGCGCGGATTCGCCGCGACCCAGGGACGGACCGTGCCGCTGGCCTGGTGGTCCCCGGTGGGGATCCGGCTCATCCACCGGGAGTCGGTCATCGACGACGGCATCCTGGCGCTGGCCGGCTGGTTCGACCCCCGGGTGCGCAGCGCCGCGTACGAGGAGGCCCGGGGCCGGGGTATGGGCGAGGCACGGGCCGCCGCGGTCGCGGACGCGGCCGTCCTGGCGGCAGCCTGCCACCGCAAGGCCGCCGCCGCGAGCGGATCCGCGCCGGGGCCGGCCGCGATCCCGGAGCCCTACCGTCTGGGCCGGCGGCCCCTGACCGCCCTGGCGGACGCGTTCCGTACCTCCGACATCGTCGCCGCGGCCCACGACGCGGCCACCGCCGGCACGCGGGAGCTGAACCCCGACCCGGTCGGCGCCTGA
- a CDS encoding class I SAM-dependent methyltransferase encodes MTRTFDHLVAEAESVSVDGWDFSWLDGRATEQRPSWGYQRLMAERLTLVRSALDIQTGGGEVLAGCAPLPPLTAATESWPPNVEKATRLLHPLGAVVVADADEPPLPFGDAAFELVTSRHPVTIWWEEIARVLTPGGSYLSQQVGPASVFELVEYFLGPQPEEIRRARHPDDAVADATAAGLEVLDLRSERLRTEFHDIGAVIYFLRKVIWMVPGFTVGQYRDRLRELHERIEREGPFVAHTARFLIEARKTG; translated from the coding sequence ATGACGCGTACTTTCGACCATCTTGTCGCCGAGGCCGAGTCCGTCTCGGTGGACGGCTGGGACTTCTCCTGGCTCGACGGCCGGGCCACCGAGCAGCGTCCCTCCTGGGGGTACCAGCGGCTCATGGCCGAGCGCCTGACCCTGGTCCGGTCCGCGCTGGACATCCAGACCGGTGGCGGCGAGGTGCTGGCCGGGTGCGCTCCGCTGCCGCCGCTCACGGCGGCCACCGAGTCCTGGCCACCCAACGTGGAGAAGGCGACGCGGCTGCTGCACCCGCTGGGCGCCGTGGTGGTCGCCGACGCCGACGAGCCGCCGCTGCCCTTCGGCGACGCGGCCTTCGAGCTGGTGACCAGCCGGCACCCGGTGACCATCTGGTGGGAGGAGATCGCGCGGGTGCTGACGCCGGGCGGCAGCTACCTCTCGCAGCAGGTCGGTCCGGCGAGCGTCTTCGAGCTCGTCGAGTACTTCCTCGGCCCGCAGCCGGAGGAGATCCGGCGTGCCCGGCACCCCGACGACGCGGTCGCCGACGCCACCGCGGCCGGCCTCGAAGTCCTCGATCTGCGCTCCGAACGTCTGCGCACGGAGTTCCACGACATCGGAGCCGTGATCTACTTTCTACGGAAGGTGATCTGGATGGTGCCCGGCTTCACGGTCGGGCAGTACCGGGACCGGCTGCGTGAGCTCCACGAACGGATCGAACGCGAAGGTCCGTTCGTCGCTCACACCGCCCGCTTCCTCATCGAGGCCCGCAAAACGGGCTGA
- a CDS encoding NAD(P)/FAD-dependent oxidoreductase, producing the protein MNQSTPPRHAVVIGGSLAGLLAAAVLAEHATVTVIDADPLPEGPAPRRGLPQARHTHLLWSGGARAIEQILPGITADWTKAGAIRRSLPTDLVSKSAQGWIPRCGEKQFNISCSRDLLDSVIRARVTGLKGVSTLQRSRVRALEGTASRVTGVLVDTPEEAGRLLTADLVVDASGRGSRARTWLQALGVTGIRQAEVDSGLVYATRIFEAPAGAHEMGFPIINVQSDPRVPVPGQTATIVPIENGQWQATLSGTRGGQPTGDPDAFIPFAKAVRDPIVGELLEGRKPLTDVAVTQGTANRRIYFEKAELPDGFFAVGDSVATFNPLYGQGMTVAAQGILAVRTLLRAKGLEHPGIGREAQRVIAPQVSTAWELATSQDILYPGATGIKPRAGTGLLNVYVNRLMTGATTDETLTAALFKVLTMSTAPTHWLHPSVVWHVLRASDRGALKAPPLTAAERAVAGLDRAPGTTPGAGTGPSADPAGPADAVGQAR; encoded by the coding sequence ATGAACCAGTCCACCCCGCCCCGCCACGCCGTCGTCATAGGCGGCAGCCTGGCCGGCCTCCTCGCGGCCGCTGTCCTCGCCGAGCACGCCACGGTCACCGTCATCGACGCCGACCCGCTGCCCGAGGGGCCGGCCCCGCGCCGTGGGCTCCCGCAGGCCCGGCACACCCACCTGCTGTGGTCGGGCGGCGCCCGGGCCATCGAGCAGATCCTGCCCGGCATCACCGCCGACTGGACGAAGGCGGGCGCCATCCGCCGCAGCCTGCCCACCGACCTCGTCTCGAAGTCCGCCCAGGGATGGATCCCGCGGTGCGGGGAGAAGCAGTTCAACATCTCCTGCAGCCGCGATCTCCTCGATTCGGTGATCCGCGCCCGGGTGACCGGCCTGAAGGGGGTCTCCACCCTCCAGCGGAGCCGGGTCCGCGCCCTGGAGGGCACGGCGTCCCGGGTCACCGGCGTCCTCGTCGACACTCCGGAGGAAGCGGGCCGGCTCCTGACCGCCGACCTCGTGGTCGACGCGAGCGGTCGCGGCTCGCGCGCCCGGACCTGGCTCCAGGCGCTCGGCGTCACCGGCATCCGGCAGGCCGAGGTCGACTCGGGCCTCGTCTACGCGACGAGGATCTTCGAAGCCCCGGCCGGAGCCCACGAGATGGGCTTCCCCATCATCAACGTCCAGTCCGACCCCCGGGTGCCCGTCCCGGGCCAGACGGCCACGATCGTGCCCATCGAGAACGGCCAGTGGCAGGCCACCCTCTCGGGGACCCGCGGCGGCCAGCCGACCGGCGACCCCGACGCGTTCATCCCGTTCGCCAAGGCCGTCCGCGACCCGATCGTCGGGGAGCTCCTGGAGGGCCGCAAGCCCCTGACGGACGTCGCCGTCACCCAGGGCACCGCAAACCGCCGGATCTACTTCGAGAAGGCCGAGCTGCCCGACGGCTTCTTCGCCGTCGGCGACTCCGTCGCCACCTTCAACCCGCTGTACGGACAGGGCATGACCGTCGCGGCCCAGGGGATCCTGGCCGTACGCACCCTGCTGCGTGCGAAGGGACTGGAGCACCCCGGGATCGGCCGCGAGGCGCAGCGCGTCATCGCGCCGCAGGTCAGCACCGCCTGGGAGCTGGCCACGTCGCAGGACATCCTGTATCCGGGAGCCACCGGCATCAAGCCGCGCGCCGGCACCGGTCTGCTCAACGTGTACGTCAACAGGCTGATGACGGGAGCGACCACCGACGAGACGCTCACCGCCGCCCTGTTCAAGGTCCTCACCATGAGCACCGCGCCCACCCACTGGCTCCACCCGTCGGTGGTCTGGCACGTCCTGCGCGCTTCGGACCGGGGCGCGCTGAAGGCGCCGCCGCTCACCGCCGCCGAGCGGGCCGTCGCCGGGCTGGACCGGGCGCCCGGCACGACGCCCGGTGCCGGCACGGGCCCGTCGGCGGACCCGGCCGGCCCCGCCGACGCCGTCGGACAGGCCCGATGA
- a CDS encoding toxin-antitoxin system, toxin component: MRTTRAMRKLGSELLEGARLTPPADAREIIGALCAAYSERRGGERKVDFHFTSFPPDTASGLWLELDDVDLIVVEQHTRPEHQLVIACHELWHLDEGTCDSLGPGMLVAARLAGHPGRLADLLTSGSGLDAVVRQAAARADHGDPAEIRAETFGLHLGNTLRSYLPSPREQQLPEAIERIKSSLGWGSPVPRRDPHQPVAAPLTPMPSARP; this comes from the coding sequence ATGAGGACCACACGGGCCATGCGCAAGCTGGGCTCCGAACTCCTGGAGGGAGCGCGCCTGACGCCGCCGGCCGATGCCAGGGAGATCATCGGGGCGCTGTGCGCCGCCTACTCCGAGCGGCGCGGCGGAGAGCGGAAGGTCGATTTCCATTTCACCTCCTTCCCGCCCGACACCGCGAGCGGGCTGTGGCTCGAGCTGGACGACGTCGACCTGATCGTCGTCGAGCAGCACACCCGGCCCGAACACCAGCTCGTCATCGCGTGCCACGAGTTGTGGCACCTGGACGAGGGCACCTGCGACAGCCTCGGTCCTGGCATGCTGGTGGCTGCCCGGCTGGCCGGACACCCCGGCCGTCTCGCCGACCTGCTGACCTCCGGCTCCGGGCTGGACGCGGTGGTCCGGCAGGCCGCCGCCCGCGCCGACCACGGGGATCCGGCGGAGATCCGGGCCGAGACCTTCGGCCTGCACCTCGGCAACACCCTGCGCTCCTACCTGCCCTCGCCCCGCGAACAGCAGCTCCCCGAGGCCATCGAGCGCATCAAGTCCTCGCTCGGCTGGGGAAGCCCCGTGCCACGCCGCGACCCGCACCAGCCGGTCGCCGCACCCCTCACGCCGATGCCCTCAGCACGGCCCTGA
- a CDS encoding bifunctional 5,10-methylenetetrahydrofolate dehydrogenase/5,10-methenyltetrahydrofolate cyclohydrolase encodes MDGTALARRISEQTAAHAAKITERTGTAPCLATVLVGEDPASVTYVRMKQNRCAKAGITSRHVELPAGTTTEELVATLTALSEDPEISGILLQHPVPHHIDERAAFEAIAPGKDVDGVTMHSFAAMGFGLPGFVSCTPGGIMRLLAAYDVDLTGKHAVVVGRSAILGKPAGMLLLEQNATVTYCHSRTQDLPSIVRQADVLVAAVGKAEFIRGEDIKPGAVVLDAGYNEGNVGDVHFESAAARASLITPVPGGVGPMTIAVLLEQTVQAAAAQAGLDLAEL; translated from the coding sequence ATGGACGGCACGGCCCTCGCCCGCCGCATCTCGGAGCAGACCGCCGCCCACGCGGCGAAGATCACCGAGCGCACCGGCACCGCGCCCTGCCTCGCGACCGTGCTGGTCGGCGAGGACCCGGCCTCCGTGACCTACGTCCGCATGAAGCAGAACCGCTGCGCCAAGGCGGGGATCACCTCCCGCCACGTCGAGCTGCCGGCCGGGACGACCACCGAGGAGCTGGTGGCCACCCTCACCGCGCTGTCCGAGGACCCGGAGATCAGCGGCATCCTGCTCCAGCACCCCGTCCCGCACCACATCGACGAGCGTGCTGCCTTCGAGGCCATCGCCCCGGGCAAGGACGTCGACGGGGTCACCATGCACTCCTTCGCCGCCATGGGCTTCGGGCTGCCGGGCTTCGTCTCCTGCACCCCCGGCGGCATCATGCGCCTGCTCGCCGCCTACGACGTGGACCTGACCGGCAAGCACGCCGTCGTCGTCGGCCGCAGCGCGATCCTGGGCAAGCCGGCCGGGATGCTGCTGCTGGAGCAGAACGCCACCGTCACCTACTGCCACTCGCGCACCCAGGACCTGCCCTCGATCGTGCGCCAGGCGGACGTGCTGGTCGCCGCCGTCGGCAAGGCCGAGTTCATCCGGGGCGAGGACATCAAGCCGGGCGCGGTGGTCCTGGACGCCGGTTACAACGAGGGCAACGTCGGCGACGTGCACTTCGAGTCGGCCGCCGCCCGGGCCTCGTTGATCACTCCGGTGCCGGGTGGTGTCGGCCCGATGACCATCGCCGTACTGCTGGAGCAGACCGTGCAGGCGGCCGCCGCGCAGGCCGGCCTGGACCTCGCGGAGCTCTGA
- a CDS encoding RNA polymerase sigma factor yields MSLSPSRTFPPEIAESEALVALVERGREQGHINGDDVRQAFEAGRIPVDQWKRVLRSLNQVLDEEGVALHVSAAPATKAAAKKPRKAAAAPARTVAKKATAAPRPIGARKTAATTAATAVTTTATAISASSAAAIGDEASAEAAAEPKKRTVKKTAAKKTAVKKTAAKKTSAKDADEGETPVVEGEDWAAEDLADEAEDEAPKAGGTQGFVLSDDDEDDAPAQTVMVAGATADPVKDYLKLIGKVPLLNAEQEVELAKRIEAGLFSEYKLEEEEDHKPAFKRELEILVEDGRRAKNHLLEANLRLVVSLAKRYTGRGMLFLDLIQEGNVGLIRAVEKFDYTKGFKFSTYATWWIRQAITRAMADQSRTIRIPVHMVEIINKLARVQRQMLQDLGREPTPEELGKELDMTPEKVIEVQKYGREPISLHTPLGEEGDSEFGDLIEDSEAVVPADAVSFTFLQEQLQSILGTLSEREAGVVSMRYGLNDGQPKTLDEIGRVYGVTRERIRQIESKTMSKLRHPSRSQVLRDYLD; encoded by the coding sequence GTGTCGCTCAGCCCGTCCCGTACGTTCCCTCCGGAGATCGCCGAATCCGAGGCCCTTGTCGCGCTCGTCGAGCGCGGCCGCGAGCAGGGTCACATCAACGGTGACGACGTGCGCCAGGCCTTCGAGGCCGGCCGCATCCCGGTGGACCAGTGGAAGCGGGTCCTGCGCAGCCTGAACCAGGTCCTGGACGAGGAGGGTGTCGCCCTCCACGTCAGCGCGGCCCCCGCCACCAAGGCTGCCGCCAAGAAGCCCCGCAAGGCTGCCGCCGCCCCGGCCCGCACCGTGGCCAAGAAGGCCACCGCGGCGCCGCGCCCCATCGGCGCCCGCAAGACCGCGGCCACCACCGCGGCGACGGCCGTCACCACCACCGCCACGGCGATATCCGCTTCGTCGGCCGCAGCCATCGGGGACGAGGCGTCGGCCGAGGCCGCCGCCGAGCCGAAGAAGCGCACGGTCAAGAAGACCGCCGCCAAGAAGACCGCCGTGAAGAAGACCGCGGCGAAGAAGACCAGCGCCAAGGACGCCGACGAGGGCGAGACCCCCGTCGTCGAGGGCGAGGACTGGGCTGCCGAGGACCTCGCCGACGAGGCCGAGGACGAGGCGCCCAAGGCCGGCGGCACCCAGGGCTTCGTCCTGTCCGACGACGACGAGGACGACGCCCCGGCGCAGACGGTCATGGTGGCCGGTGCCACCGCCGACCCCGTCAAGGACTACCTCAAGCTCATCGGCAAGGTGCCGCTCCTCAACGCCGAGCAGGAGGTGGAGCTCGCCAAGCGCATCGAGGCGGGCCTGTTCTCCGAGTACAAGCTCGAAGAGGAGGAGGACCACAAGCCCGCCTTCAAGCGCGAGCTGGAGATCCTGGTCGAGGACGGCCGCCGCGCGAAGAACCACCTGCTGGAGGCCAACCTCCGTCTCGTGGTCTCCCTCGCCAAGCGCTACACCGGTCGCGGCATGCTCTTCCTGGACCTGATCCAGGAGGGCAACGTCGGCCTGATCCGCGCGGTCGAGAAGTTCGACTACACCAAGGGCTTCAAGTTCTCCACGTATGCGACCTGGTGGATCCGGCAGGCGATCACGCGTGCCATGGCCGACCAGTCGCGCACCATCCGCATCCCCGTGCACATGGTCGAGATCATCAACAAGCTCGCCCGCGTGCAGCGCCAGATGCTCCAGGACCTGGGCCGTGAGCCCACCCCGGAGGAGCTGGGCAAGGAACTCGACATGACCCCCGAGAAGGTCATCGAGGTCCAGAAGTACGGCCGTGAGCCGATCTCCCTGCACACCCCCCTGGGTGAGGAGGGCGACAGCGAGTTCGGTGACCTCATCGAGGACTCCGAGGCGGTCGTCCCGGCGGACGCGGTCTCCTTCACGTTCCTCCAGGAGCAGCTCCAGTCCATCCTGGGCACGCTCTCGGAGCGCGAGGCGGGCGTGGTCTCCATGCGCTACGGCCTCAACGACGGCCAGCCGAAGACCCTGGACGAGATCGGCCGCGTGTACGGGGTCACCCGTGAGCGCATCCGCCAGATCGAGTCCAAGACCATGTCGAAGCTGCGCCACCCGTCGCGTTCGCAGGTGCTGCGCGACTACCTCGACTGA